GCTCGGCGACCGGGGCCGCGGTCAGTTGGGCCCGCAGTGCCCTGCTCGCGTAGACCGCCACCACCGGTTCGGTCGCCAGCGACTCGCCGAGCCGCTGGGCCTGGCGGGTGCCCTCCTCGGTCAGCGGCGGGCCGGGCGGCACCGTGTCCAGGGTGAGCCGGACGTTCGACTCGGTCTCACCGTGTCGAACGAGCATCAACCGCAGGCCGGTCATGACGGACTCCCCTCTAGCAGCGACTGCACCCAGCTTTCGGCTTCCGCGAAAGCCGCATCGGAGACCGGCTCGGGCGGAGCCGGATCGGCGGGATCGTGGCCGTCCGCGCGCGGGAACGAGCCCAGGAACCGGACGGCCTGGCAACGGCGCCGCAGCGCGGCCAAGGCATCGGCTACCCGTCGTTCCGCGAGGTGACCATCGAGGTCCAGGAAGAATCGATAACTGCCCAACCGGTCCCTGGTCGGCCGGGACTCGATCCTGGTGAGGTTGACGCCCCGGACGGCCAACTCGGTGAGCAGGTCCGCCAGCGTGCCCACCCGGTCGTCGACGGTCACCACGATCGCCGTTCGGTCGGCACCGGTGGGCGCGGGCATCCGGCCCGGCAACCGCATCAGGCGGAAGCTGGTGACGGCGTCGCGGACATCGGCGACGTCGGTGGCGACCACGTCGAGCGGGTAGCGCTGCGCGGCCAGAGGCGCGGTCACCGCGGCGTCGGCGCGGCCTTCGAGGACTTCCAGTGCTGCGGCCGCGGTGGAGGTGCTGGAGACGATCGAGGCGGCGGGCAGGTGGCCTGCCAGCCATTGCCGAACCTGGGCGGCCGCGTGCGGATGGGTGGCGACCGTTCGGATGTCGTCGATCGGAAGGCCTGGTGTGGCCAGCACGGTGAATCGCACCGGCAGCACGGTCTCGGCGACCGCGACCATCGGATCGGCGGCGTCGAGCGCATCCAGGGTGGCGGGAACCGAGCCTTCGACGGAGTTCTCCACGGGGGCGACGACTGCCTCCGCGTGACCGCTCGCGACCTCGCGCATCGCGATCTGCACGGTGACGGCCGGCTCCAGGACCACATCGGCGGCGGTGCGCTGCGCCTCGGAGTCCGACGACGAATCGGAAGCCGCCGAGCCCGGGTAGGCCCTCGTGACGAGCACCCTGGCCGCCTGCTCGGTGAAGGTGCCCTCCGGACCCAGATACAGAATGCGCCGCACCAAGCCACCCTACGCAGAAGAGCAATCGCCATCGTCAAGGGTGGCGCCGCACCGCGCCGGGCCCGGTCGCGGCGATGGCCTAGGTGGACTCACCCGGCGCCGGCCTTTCGCCCCTCCAACGAGTGGGACGGGCCCTCACGCACCGACAGAAATACGACACTCAACGTGACAGGATCTAGATCACTCTGCCACTGTCGGGCGCCCAGGTTACGTGAGGCGGTGCGGTCCTGTAATGCTTGCAGGGTGACCGTCGGTTCGGTGGGCACCACTTCTGCAGATCAACAGGCCCTGCACCTCGTCTTGTGTGCGGTCGAGCCAGGCCTCGCCGACGCCTGGCAACAGATCGCGGCAACGAGACCAGGGATTTCCGCGCATGTCGGCTCCGTGTTGGAGGTGGGTGCAGACGCGGTTGTGAGCCCGGCAAATTCCTATGGCTGGATGCGCGGCGGTATCGACGCGCTCTACGCACGGACCTTCCCGGCAGCCGAGGAGAACGTGCGTAGCGCCGTGCTGGCCTACCACGGCGGCGAGTTGCCGGTGGGCGAGGCGCTGCTCGTCCCGACGGGCGTGAACTCGCCGCGCTGGTTGCTGAGCGCGCCGACCATGCGCGAGCCGGGTGAACGGCTCGCCGGGGACACCGTGCATCCCTATTTAGCGGCGCGTGCGGTACTGCGCCTGTGGGTCGAGGGCACCCTCGAACACGGGGCTCCGGTTCGGCGGGCGGTCCGCACCATCGCCATGCCCGGGCTCGGAACCGGCGTCGGCGGCGTGGATCCGGCAACCTGCGCGCGTCAGGTAGCCGCTGCCTGGGACGAGGTCTTCGCCTTACGGCGGTGATCCGCACCCGATGCCGATGATCAGCGGCATCGCGGGCGCGGGAGCACCGGGCGGCCCGGTTCGCCATCTTCTGACCGGCCTTCGGGGGCGGGACGGCATGGGTGTCCATCCTGCCCACCCCCGAAGGCGTCTCCTCGGCGCTGGCGAGGGCACCGCGCGGCCTCAGCTCTCGGTGGAGTCGGACTCGGCGCTCGCTCCCTCCACCGTCGTGGGACGGGCCGGTGCTGCCGCGCCCTGGCGCACGGCGACCTTGGTGGGGGTCGGCGCCGGACGGACGACACGGTTGACCCGGATCTGCAACAGGCCCCGGTCGTAGGACGCCTCGATCGCCTCGGGGGTCACGTGATCCGGGATGGTGAACTCGCGCCGGAACTCGCCGCCACGGATCTCCCTGGCGATGCGGTCGCCCGCCGCGACCTCCCGCTCCTCTCGGCGGCTGCCGCTGATGCGAAGCGTGCCCTCCAAGACCTCGACCGTCACGTCGGAATCGATGTCCACGCCCGGTAGTTCCAGAGTGATGAGCACGTCGTCACCATCGCGACTGACGTCGGCCGCCGGGGTGAAGCCCGCAGGCCTGCGCACCTGCGGACCGAATGCCTTGCTGACCAGTGCGTCGAACGAGGCGTCGAACTCCCGGTTCAGGCCTCGAAGCGGTTCCCAACCCACACGACGCGTAATGATGGCCATTGACTCATCCCTTCTCGCACTGCTGCACTAGCTTTACATGAGTCCTAACGACTCAACTTTGCTCGGTGTTCCCGGGCGCCCAACTTTTTTCCGCGGGGCGACCACTCCGGCGGCGGCGCACTTTCGTACGGTGAGCGGGTGTCCATCCGCGTACTGCTCGTCGACGACCACGAGGTGGTCCGACGTGGACTGCGGGACCTGTTGGCCGCCGAGGCCGACATCGAGGTCGTCGCGGAGGCGGGCAGCGTCGGCGAGGCGTTGGCGGTCGCTCCGGCCGCCCGACCCCAGGTGGCCGTCGTGGACATGCGACTGCCCGACGGCAACGGCTCGACGCTGTGCCGAGAACTGCGCTCGCAACCCGATCCACCCGGCTGCCTGGTGCTGACCGCGTTCGACGACGAGGAACTGCTTGTCGAGGCGATCCAGGCGGGCGCGGCGGGCTACCTGCTCAAACAGGTACGCGGCCAGGATCTCGTGACGGCCGTCCGCGAGGTCGCCGCCGGGCGGTCTCTACTCGACCCGGTCACCACCGCCCGAATCCTCGATCGGCTGCGCAGACCGGAACCGGTCGACGAGCTCGCCGCGCTCACCGATCAGGAACGCCGCGTGCTCGAACTCATCGGCGAGGGACTGACCAATCGACAGATCGGACTGCGCCTCTTCCTCGCGGAGAAGACGGTGAAGAACTACGTGACGGCCGTGCTCGCGAAGTTGGGCATGGAGCGGCGAACGCAGGCCGCCGCCTGGCTCGCTCGCCGATCACGCTGAACCGGACGCCGCCGACATAAACTTTCCGGATTGGAAAGTTTGCAATCTCGGCAAAATTATCTAGGCTGGTGCCATGGAGACCGGCGAGGGCGGCCTACGCGAACGCAAGAAGCGTGCGACCCGACGCGCATTGAGCGAGGCGGTCATCAGGCTCTCGCTGGAGCACGGGTTCGACAACGTCACCGTGGAGGACATCGCCTCGGCGGCGAACGTCTCCGAGCGCACCTTCCGCAACTACTTCGCGAACAAGGCCGAAGCGGTCGTCGCCATGCACGTCGAGCGCGGCCGACAGATCGCCGACGTGCTGCGGGAGCGCCCCGCAGACGAACCGCTGTGGGACGCACTGGTCAACGCCGTGATCGAGCAATTCGAGCACCAGCCCGCGCCCGAACAGCCTGCCGACGACCGACACACCTCGGCTCGGCAACGGCTGCTCGCCGAACCCGCAGTCCAACACGAGGTGTTCCGCGCTCATGCCACCGCACAGCGGGAACTGACCGAGGCCATCGCCGCCCGTACCGGCACGGACGCCACCGCCGATCTCTACCCGCAGGTCGTCGCCTCGGTGGTCGGCGCCGGGCTCAACACGGCGATCACCCATTGGACCCGCGATCCCGAGCGGTCGCTCGTCCCTCTCCTCCGCGAGATCTTCGCCCAGATCCGAGCAGGCCTGCCCGACCCGCGCTAGGCCGCCCGTCTCGCAACAGACAACCAACAACGAGCCCGCCCCGGCGGGCTACTCGACCATGCCCAGATCACGGGAGTGCCAACCATGGATGTAGTCATCGTCGGCGGCGGACCCAACGGGATGATGCTCGCGGGCGAACTCGCGCTCGCCGGTGTCCGCCCGATCGTGCTGGAACGGCTGAGCGAGCCCAGCGCAGAACCCCGATCGAACGGCCTCGCAGGCCAGGTCGTCCGCATGATCGATCGCCGAGGCCTGTTCGAGCGGCTCGGCGGCGGCCCCGGGGCACCGGAGCCCAACACCGGCTACTTCATGTTCGCCGCGATGCCGCTGCACCTCGGGCTTCTCCACGAGAGCCCCCTCTACAACCTCGCGGTGCCGGAACTGCGCACCGTGCAGGTTCTGGAGGAACGCGCCACCGAACTCGGCGCCGACATCCGTCGAGGCCATGAACTCATCGACCTCACCCAGGATGCCGACGGCGTCACCCTCACCGTCGCCCGTGCCGATGCCCCACCCTACGAATTACGCGCTCGCTACGTCGTCGGCGCGGACAGCGCACACAGCCCGGTCCGCAAGGCTGCGGGCATCGGATTCCCCGGGGTGACCTATGACCGGTCCACCACCCGCACCGTGCACGCCGTCGTCCCATCGGAGCGAATCGATCCCGCGACCGGTGCGTTGATCGTGCCCGGTCACGAACCCATCCGACCGTTCCTGCCCATCCGCACCGACCAGGGCGGCTTCTCCTACGCCCCCTTCCCCGGCGGTGCGACCCTGATCGCCACCGTGGAATGGGACGAACCCGAATCCGAGGAGCCCATGAGCTTCGAGGAGATGCAAGCCAGCGTCCGCCGGGTCCTTGGCGCCGAGGTCGAACTCATGCCACCCAGCGGGGAAGGACCGCATCTCCTCCGCAGGCTCCATGGCGGCAACACGCGCGTCGCGGAGCGATACCGGAACAACCGGGTGTTCCTCGTCGGCGATGCGGCGCACGTCTTCGCCGCCGGTGGTACCGGCCTCAACCTCGGCCTCCAGGACGCGATCAACCTCGGGTGGAAGTTGGCGGCCGCGCTCGACGGCACCGTCGACGTGCTGGACACCTACGAGACCGAGCGGCGCCCCGTCGCCGAGCGGACCACCGTCTACTCGCAGGCCCAATCCGCGTTGCTCTCCCCCGGTGAGGACGTCACCGGGCTGCGGCAGCTGTTCGGTGAGCTGCTCACCCAACCCGGAGTCGTGCAGGTCCTCGCGGATCTGGTCGCCGGGGCGGACGTCCGATATCCGGTCGGCGAGGCCGCCCATCCGCTCGCGGGGTGGCCCGTGCCCGACCTGACCCTCTATACGTCGGACGGCATGGTCCGCCTTGCCGAACTGGCCCGCGCCGCCAAGCCGCTGTTGATCGACCTGACCGAAGGCGGCGATCTCTCGGCGGACGGCGTCGAGGTCGTCCGGGCCACTGCCGAAACCGAGATCACGGCGCTGCTTGTGCGGCCGGACTCCTACGTCGCCTGGGCTTCCTCGGAGCGGCATCCCAACCGCGAAGAGCTCGCCGCGACCATCGCGGAATGGTTCGGGGTGCGGGGCTAGGAGCGACGAGAAGGCGTCTCGCTGGGCGAGCTGGCGGCCATCACGGCAACGGGACCACCCAGGTCACGTCCGTCCCGGTGCGGGCCGAGGAACGCACCGTGCAGTGGCCGCCCGCCGCTCGGGCCCGTTCCTCCAGGTGGCGGAGACCGCGACGGCTGACGCCCGGTGGGATCCCGCAGCCGTTGTCGACCACCTGCACGCGCAGTCCGGCCGCGTCCCTGCCGAGCCGGATCACCACCCGACTGGCACCGGAGTGACGCACCACGTTGGACAGCGCCTCCCGGATGGCCGCCCTGGCATGGTCGGCCACCGAGGTCGGGACCTCGTCCAACGCGCCCGTCAGTTCCACGATCGGAGCCACCCCGAGCAGCTCGCCCGCCGTCTCGGCCTCGGCACGCACCGAATCGGCCAGCCCCGTCGAGGCCGGCTCGCCGGGGTCCGCCGAGCGCAGCGCGCGGACCGTCGCGCGGATCTCCTCGATGGTCAGATCGAGCTGGTCCACCGTCTCGGACAGTCGTTGTGATTCCGTGGGAGCCAGCCGGTTGCCCAGCCCCCGGCCCAACAGGTCGAGCTGCATGCCCGCCGCGTACAGCCGTTGCACGATCACGTCGTGCAGGTCGCGCGCGATCCGCTCCCGCTCCTGGTAGACGGCGACCCGGCGGCGGGCGGTCGTGCCCTCCGCCAGCACCAGCGCCAGCCCGGCCTGTGCCGCGAAGGCCGTCAACACCTCGACGGTCTCGGCGGCGAAACCGCTCGCACCCTTGCGCCGGTAGACCGCCAGCGCGCCCAGCCTGCGTTCGAGGGTGCCGAAGGGTGCGACGGCGAACGGTCCATAACCGCGCAGCGCCTTGGGGACGAACGGCGCGGTCCTCGGGTCGGCGGTCAACTCGTCGACCACCACCGGCACGCCGCCCCTGGCGACCCTGGCCGCCGCCGATCGTGCGGACAGCACCGCGCCGACCGGGTCGACGGATTGTGCGGCGCTGTCGAGCGGACCGCCGTCGGATCGGTGTGCCGCCTCCACGGTGAGCGTGCCGTCGTCGGAACGCACCATCGCCAGGCCCAGATCGGCCCCGGTCAACCCGACGGCCTGCTCGACCACCATCGGCAGCACCAGATCCGGGTCGTCACCGGAGAGCGCCGCGGTGGTGATCCCGGTCGCGGCGGCAAGCGTTCGACCTGCAAGGGACGGGTCCATAGTCTCGCCAAGGATAGGCCGGCTCGCGCCACCGCCGCCGCACGCGGGCCGGAGCGCGGGTCCGGGCGCGGCAAGCCGACCGGTGGCGCGCACTAGTCGGCTCTCGGCAGCTGGGCCGGCACCACCACCGGTCCACCGGACAGGCCGATCTCCACCGACAGGGGCTGGCTGGACAACGCCAGGGCGCCGAGTTCCGGATAGGCACGGACCTGCCCGTCGCGGACCTCCAACACCAGATCGGCGTCGCCTGCCTCCTCGACGTGGTGGGTCACGTGCACCACGGTGTGCTCGGCCAACTCCTGGCGGATCGCCGTCCGCACCACCGCCGCCGCCTTGGCGTCCAGTGCGGCCGTCGGTTCGTCCAGCAGGACGAGGTCGGCGTCCTTGGCCGCCAGCAGCGTTCTGGCGAAGGACAATCTGCTCGCCTCGCCACCGGACAACGCGATGCCGTCCCCGCCGACGACGGTGTCCAGCCGGTCGACGAAGTCGGTCAGGCCCGCCGACCGCAGCGCGGCCCGCAGTTCTTCGTCGTCGGCCGTCGGATCGGCCAGCCGCAGGTTCTCCCGGACCGTGGTGGAGACCAACGCCGCATCCTGGGGACACCAGGCCACGCGACTCGGCCGGGTGATCATGCCCTGTTCGGCGGGCAGGAAACCGAGCAACAACGCCACCAGGGTCGACTTCCCCGCGCCGGACGGCCCGAGTACCGCGACCCGCGATCCGGGCGGCAGCTCGACGGTGACCTCGCGCAGCGCGGCCTCGGCGGCACCCGGCCATCGGGCATCGACCTCGACCAGCCGCACCGGAGTCGGGTCCGCATCGGATCGCAGGGCGGTCTCGTCGCGACCGACCCGGTTCGTCGGCGGCTCGGTCGCCGCGCCCGCCCCGAGGCCCGTCAGCCTGCCGTAGGCGCTGCGCAGGGTGTCGGCCTGCTGCCAGGCCGAGGGCACCGCCGCGACGGCCTCGCCCGCAGCCAGCGCACCCAACACCGCGACGGCCGCCCAGGCGGGGTCCAGGTCGCCCGCCGCGACGGCGTCGGCGGCCAAGGCCAACACGGCCACCACGGCCAGACCGGTCGCCGCGATCATCACGGCCGCCGCCACACCGACACCGGTCGCCTCGCGCCGCACCAACCGGGTCAGCTCCCGATCGTCCCGGTCCAGCACCTCGCGGCTACGCCGGTCGGCGCCCATCGCGACCAGGTCGGCGGCCCCGTCGAGGATGCCGAGGACCCGATCGGCCACCCGGCGGCGCAGCACGGCTGGAACGGTGACGGAACGCCGTCGCACGGTCAGCGCGGCCCAGCCGCCACCCACCGCCGCGGTCAGCAGAGCCAGCGCCGTCACCAGCCCCGCCGAGGGCAGCAGGGTCCACTGCACGGCCACCACCGCCGTGCCCACCACTCCGGCCACCAACGGCGGAATCAGCACCCGTGGCACCAGATCCCGCACCACGTCGACATCGGTCACCAGCATCCGCAGCGCCTCGCCGTTGCCCCGGTGATTGACCTGGGCCGGCCCGGAACGCACCAGCGAGTGCCAGAGCGAGACCCGCAACCTGCCCGCGAGCCGGAACGCGGCGTCATGGGTGCACAGCCGCTCCAGGTAGCGCAGCAGTGCCTTGGAGAACGCGAAGGTCCGCACCAGGACGGCCGCGACCGTCAGGGTGAGTACCGGCGGGTGCTCCGATGCCGTGGCGATCAGCCAGGCGGCCGTCCCGGTGAGTGCGACACCCGCCGTCGCCGACAGCGCGCCCAGCAGCACCGCGGTCGCCCACCGGCGATCAACCAGGTCACGCAGCCTGCCCTTGGGCGCTTCGCGGGGCGCCGTGGGCGCGGCCAACGCCGGATCGGCGGTCTCGTGTGCCGAGGTCGAGTCGGTGGGGCGGTGGTTGGCCAACACCACCACCGCACCCTCGTCGGCGAACCGGCGGACGTTCGCCGTCACCACTCCGGCGGTGTTCGCATCCAGATGGGCGGTCGGCTCGTCCAGCAGCAACAACCGGGCGCCGCGCATCACCCGGAGGAACGCGCGGGCCGTAGCCACCCGCTGCCGCTCGCCGAGGGACAGCGCCGAGGTGGATCGGCCCAGCAGATGGCCCGCCGCCGCCGCGCGCGCCGCCGTGATCAGCTCGCGTTGGGTGGGCGCTCCGCCTTCCTGATCGACGGTCGCGGTGGCCAGTTCGTCGGCCACGGTCGTCTCGGTGAACCGGGGCCGTTGCGGCACCCAGGCCACGTTGCGACGCCAGTCCTGGATATCGCAGTCGGACAGTTCGATGTCGCCGATCCGCACCTCGCCCGCGTCGGCGGGCCGTAGTCCGAGCAGCACGGCGAAGGCGGTCGATTTGCCGCTGCCGCTGGGTCCGATCCCGTTCTGCCCGTCCAGGCGCAGGATCTCGCCGGGTTCGGCGTGGAAGGTCAATCCGTCGGGAGCATCCCGGTCCCGGCGCCGCACCCGAAGACCGCGCACCGACAGTCCGTGTTCGGCGAGCGCCTCGGTGATGCGGCGGGGGTCGACGGGCAATCTGGTCGGATTGCCCGACGTCGTGGGTCTCGGTCCGGTGGCCGAGGTGTCGGGGCGGTCGGCGACCGCCGTCGCCGGGGCCACGGCGTCGGCGAGGTCGATCACCTCGCGTACCCGCCGCACCGCCTCCACCCCGTCCTCGGAGGCATGGTGCGCGGCGCCTGCGGCCCGCAGCGGCAGGTAGCACTCGGCGACCAGGATGAGCACCACCAGCGCCGTGGTCAGTTCGACGTCACCGGCCACCACCCGCAGTCCGATGTTCACCGCGACCAGCGCGACCGACATCGAGGCGATGAGTTCCAGGGCCAGCGCGGAGAGGAAGGCGACCCGCAGCGTGGACATGCTGGCGAGGCGGTGCGCGTCGTCGACCTGCCGCACGGCCTCCGCCTGCGCCTCGGCCCGCCGGAAGGCCGTCAGCAGCGGCAGGGCCTTGACCAGTTCCCGCAGCCGGTCCGACAGCCGGACGGTCGCGTCGGCGGTCGTGGCGGCGCGGGCCTCGGTGAACCGGCCGATCAGCACCGCGAACAGCGGGATCAACGGAATGGTCAGCAGCACCAGCACCGCAGAGGGCGGGTCGGTCAGCAGAATCCAGCCGCCCACCAGGACGGGCGCCACCGCCGCCGTGACCAGCGCGGGCAGCAAGCGCACGAAATAGGCGTCGAGTGCGTCGAGTCCGGTGGTGGCGATCGAGGTGAGCCGCGCGGCGCCACCCTTGACGGTCGCGGCCTCATCGGTTTCGGCGCTGCCGCCGCCGTGGATCCATTCCGGACCGATGCGCAGTGCCGCGTCGAGCAGCGCGCCCCGCAGTTCGCGTCGAGTCTCGCCTGCCGCTCTGGCGGCCACCGCCTCGGTGGCCCAGTTCAGCACGGCCCTGGCCAGCACCGCGATACACAACACCCGCAGGCTGTCGGTGAGGTCGGCGGCCGGAACCGCCGAGGACACCACCACGCCGAGCGCATCGGCGATAGCGACGGCCTGCACGACCAAGGCGACCGAGTTGCCCACCGCCAGCAGCGCGGTGATCAGCAGGGCTCGGCGGGTCGATGTCGACAGCGCGGCCATCGCCGCCAGCGGATTCCGGCCTGCTCGACCGCGTCTCGAGCGAGGGTGCGGCCCTGTCGCATCCCCCGAGGACACGACAGGACCGCTGCGGATGGACGTCGTCATGGCACGCGCACCGGAGGAATCTGCGCGGTGCTGATCCGGCGGCGAAAGACCCAGTAGGTCCAGCCCTGGTACAGCAGCACCGCAGGCGTGCCGAAGGCGGCGACCCACGACATCACGGTCAGGGTGTAGGGGCTGGAGGCCGCGCCCGCCACCGTCAGGTCGAACAGCGGGTCGATCGTGGAGGGCATCACATTGGGATACAACGATCCGAACAGAACCACCAGCACCGAGGCGAGCATCACGCCCAGCAGGGCGAAGCTTCGGCCGACCTGGCCGCGCCGCACCAGCAGCAGGGCCGCGACCGAGGCGAGCGTGGCGATCCCGGCCACCGCCGCCGTCCACGTCGAGCCCTGCCCGATCTGCACCGACCACAGCAGTCCGGCCCCTGGCAGCAGAAGCAACGCTCCGTAACGGGTCGCGAAGCGCTGCATCCGCCACCGGATGTCGCCGTCGGTCTTCAACGCGAGGAACACCGCGCCATGCAACAGGCTGAATCCCGCAAGTGCCAGTGCTCCGAGCACGGTTTCGGGTCGAATCAGATCGATCGGCCCGCCGCGCAGGTCGCCGTTG
This Actinoalloteichus hymeniacidonis DNA region includes the following protein-coding sequences:
- the pheA gene encoding prephenate dehydratase, coding for MRRILYLGPEGTFTEQAARVLVTRAYPGSAASDSSSDSEAQRTAADVVLEPAVTVQIAMREVASGHAEAVVAPVENSVEGSVPATLDALDAADPMVAVAETVLPVRFTVLATPGLPIDDIRTVATHPHAAAQVRQWLAGHLPAASIVSSTSTAAAALEVLEGRADAAVTAPLAAQRYPLDVVATDVADVRDAVTSFRLMRLPGRMPAPTGADRTAIVVTVDDRVGTLADLLTELAVRGVNLTRIESRPTRDRLGSYRFFLDLDGHLAERRVADALAALRRRCQAVRFLGSFPRADGHDPADPAPPEPVSDAAFAEAESWVQSLLEGSPS
- a CDS encoding macro domain-containing protein; this translates as MGTTSADQQALHLVLCAVEPGLADAWQQIAATRPGISAHVGSVLEVGADAVVSPANSYGWMRGGIDALYARTFPAAEENVRSAVLAYHGGELPVGEALLVPTGVNSPRWLLSAPTMREPGERLAGDTVHPYLAARAVLRLWVEGTLEHGAPVRRAVRTIAMPGLGTGVGGVDPATCARQVAAAWDEVFALRR
- a CDS encoding Hsp20/alpha crystallin family protein, with amino-acid sequence MAIITRRVGWEPLRGLNREFDASFDALVSKAFGPQVRRPAGFTPAADVSRDGDDVLITLELPGVDIDSDVTVEVLEGTLRISGSRREEREVAAGDRIAREIRGGEFRREFTIPDHVTPEAIEASYDRGLLQIRVNRVVRPAPTPTKVAVRQGAAAPARPTTVEGASAESDSTES
- a CDS encoding response regulator; this encodes MSIRVLLVDDHEVVRRGLRDLLAAEADIEVVAEAGSVGEALAVAPAARPQVAVVDMRLPDGNGSTLCRELRSQPDPPGCLVLTAFDDEELLVEAIQAGAAGYLLKQVRGQDLVTAVREVAAGRSLLDPVTTARILDRLRRPEPVDELAALTDQERRVLELIGEGLTNRQIGLRLFLAEKTVKNYVTAVLAKLGMERRTQAAAWLARRSR
- a CDS encoding acyl-CoA-like ligand-binding transcription factor, which produces METGEGGLRERKKRATRRALSEAVIRLSLEHGFDNVTVEDIASAANVSERTFRNYFANKAEAVVAMHVERGRQIADVLRERPADEPLWDALVNAVIEQFEHQPAPEQPADDRHTSARQRLLAEPAVQHEVFRAHATAQRELTEAIAARTGTDATADLYPQVVASVVGAGLNTAITHWTRDPERSLVPLLREIFAQIRAGLPDPR
- a CDS encoding FAD-dependent monooxygenase is translated as MDVVIVGGGPNGMMLAGELALAGVRPIVLERLSEPSAEPRSNGLAGQVVRMIDRRGLFERLGGGPGAPEPNTGYFMFAAMPLHLGLLHESPLYNLAVPELRTVQVLEERATELGADIRRGHELIDLTQDADGVTLTVARADAPPYELRARYVVGADSAHSPVRKAAGIGFPGVTYDRSTTRTVHAVVPSERIDPATGALIVPGHEPIRPFLPIRTDQGGFSYAPFPGGATLIATVEWDEPESEEPMSFEEMQASVRRVLGAEVELMPPSGEGPHLLRRLHGGNTRVAERYRNNRVFLVGDAAHVFAAGGTGLNLGLQDAINLGWKLAAALDGTVDVLDTYETERRPVAERTTVYSQAQSALLSPGEDVTGLRQLFGELLTQPGVVQVLADLVAGADVRYPVGEAAHPLAGWPVPDLTLYTSDGMVRLAELARAAKPLLIDLTEGGDLSADGVEVVRATAETEITALLVRPDSYVAWASSERHPNREELAATIAEWFGVRG
- a CDS encoding GAF domain-containing sensor histidine kinase; the protein is MDPSLAGRTLAAATGITTAALSGDDPDLVLPMVVEQAVGLTGADLGLAMVRSDDGTLTVEAAHRSDGGPLDSAAQSVDPVGAVLSARSAAARVARGGVPVVVDELTADPRTAPFVPKALRGYGPFAVAPFGTLERRLGALAVYRRKGASGFAAETVEVLTAFAAQAGLALVLAEGTTARRRVAVYQERERIARDLHDVIVQRLYAAGMQLDLLGRGLGNRLAPTESQRLSETVDQLDLTIEEIRATVRALRSADPGEPASTGLADSVRAEAETAGELLGVAPIVELTGALDEVPTSVADHARAAIREALSNVVRHSGASRVVIRLGRDAAGLRVQVVDNGCGIPPGVSRRGLRHLEERARAAGGHCTVRSSARTGTDVTWVVPLP
- the cydD gene encoding thiol reductant ABC exporter subunit CydD, which gives rise to MAALSTSTRRALLITALLAVGNSVALVVQAVAIADALGVVVSSAVPAADLTDSLRVLCIAVLARAVLNWATEAVAARAAGETRRELRGALLDAALRIGPEWIHGGGSAETDEAATVKGGAARLTSIATTGLDALDAYFVRLLPALVTAAVAPVLVGGWILLTDPPSAVLVLLTIPLIPLFAVLIGRFTEARAATTADATVRLSDRLRELVKALPLLTAFRRAEAQAEAVRQVDDAHRLASMSTLRVAFLSALALELIASMSVALVAVNIGLRVVAGDVELTTALVVLILVAECYLPLRAAGAAHHASEDGVEAVRRVREVIDLADAVAPATAVADRPDTSATGPRPTTSGNPTRLPVDPRRITEALAEHGLSVRGLRVRRRDRDAPDGLTFHAEPGEILRLDGQNGIGPSGSGKSTAFAVLLGLRPADAGEVRIGDIELSDCDIQDWRRNVAWVPQRPRFTETTVADELATATVDQEGGAPTQRELITAARAAAAGHLLGRSTSALSLGERQRVATARAFLRVMRGARLLLLDEPTAHLDANTAGVVTANVRRFADEGAVVVLANHRPTDSTSAHETADPALAAPTAPREAPKGRLRDLVDRRWATAVLLGALSATAGVALTGTAAWLIATASEHPPVLTLTVAAVLVRTFAFSKALLRYLERLCTHDAAFRLAGRLRVSLWHSLVRSGPAQVNHRGNGEALRMLVTDVDVVRDLVPRVLIPPLVAGVVGTAVVAVQWTLLPSAGLVTALALLTAAVGGGWAALTVRRRSVTVPAVLRRRVADRVLGILDGAADLVAMGADRRSREVLDRDDRELTRLVRREATGVGVAAAVMIAATGLAVVAVLALAADAVAAGDLDPAWAAVAVLGALAAGEAVAAVPSAWQQADTLRSAYGRLTGLGAGAATEPPTNRVGRDETALRSDADPTPVRLVEVDARWPGAAEAALREVTVELPPGSRVAVLGPSGAGKSTLVALLLGFLPAEQGMITRPSRVAWCPQDAALVSTTVRENLRLADPTADDEELRAALRSAGLTDFVDRLDTVVGGDGIALSGGEASRLSFARTLLAAKDADLVLLDEPTAALDAKAAAVVRTAIRQELAEHTVVHVTHHVEEAGDADLVLEVRDGQVRAYPELGALALSSQPLSVEIGLSGGPVVVPAQLPRAD
- the cydB gene encoding cytochrome d ubiquinol oxidase subunit II; the encoded protein is MDLPTFWFLLIAVLWLGYFFLEGFDFGVGMLLGLGTKDERERRVLINTIGPIWDGNEVWVIVAIGATFAAFPDWYASLLSGAYLPVLFVLLALIGRGVAFEYRGKVDSARWRRNWDRVIAIGSWVPPLGWGFIITATVTGLPIDINGDLRGGPIDLIRPETVLGALALAGFSLLHGAVFLALKTDGDIRWRMQRFATRYGALLLLPGAGLLWSVQIGQGSTWTAAVAGIATLASVAALLLVRRGQVGRSFALLGVMLASVLVVLFGSLYPNVMPSTIDPLFDLTVAGAASSPYTLTVMSWVAAFGTPAVLLYQGWTYWVFRRRISTAQIPPVRVP